In Lates calcarifer isolate ASB-BC8 linkage group LG4, TLL_Latcal_v3, whole genome shotgun sequence, a genomic segment contains:
- the LOC108883635 gene encoding integrin alpha-6 isoform X2: MESRITCGLWLLVFLWGCGRLSAFNLDTDNVQEKSGEPGSLFGFSLAMHRQLHPTDKRMLLVGAPRAKALSGQKSKVTGGLYNCDMSSTSPGCNRVVFDNDEDLNRESKENQWMGVTVSSQGPGGKILTCAHRYQRRANVNKAIESRDIIGRCYVLSQDLTINAQSGEDGGNWHFCDSRHRGHEMFGSCQQGLSAMFDKDYHYLIFGAPGAYNWKGVVRLEQKNDTFIELDIFDDGPFEAGDEREKNPDLVPAPPNSYMGFSLDSGKSLTKKGQLTVVAGAPRANHSGAVILLKKGPSSKNILLEEYTLKGEGLASSFGYDLTVLDLNGDGWQDIVVGAPQYFEKNKEIGGAVYVFVNKDGNWNTVTPTRIEGNQDSMFGLAVENLGDINLDGYDDFAVGAPYDSDGAGAVYIYSGSSKGLSSKKSVQVLNGKAGVKLFGYSLAGNMDLDKNSYPDLAVGSLSDSVFVYKTRPVVSIKKEIKFSPPVIDLSKKNCGNTVCLEIEACFSYTANPKSYAPRLTVAYSLQADTTHREKGLNTRATFLGSSTPGRGYEANGIITLSSKGTQQCIKRQLTIQENIKDKLNGISVDVSVDIQDAKRKRRQSSGPLPPVLDSIEPTREEVHFLKKGCGSDNKCRSNLKVTYRYGQKTSQQDKFTPLKMEGDMPLMSLSDQKNIALEVTVTNEKGDDAYEASVIASLPRSLSYSSYFPDNEGQVTCSANTNGTLATCELGNPFKFNSQATFYLILGTAGISFNTTEVEIDLKPETTSTQENLKPVKAKAKVAIALQLSVSGQAHPSQAYFTGEVKGEAAMKVESDIGSAITHHFRIINLGRRLTDLGTATLNIGWPKYTAQGKWLLYLMKISSTGVDHIECTPKDEINNLRLEPTKSRTRRAVGNTEENEEGTISRFSESKSKILSCEDGAQCVTIKCPLRGLDSNAVITLHSRLWNSTFIEDFSKLHHVEVVADASLNVDSAGHKTVLQNAETKVRLTVFPERRAGASYAGVPWWIIVLSILFGLLLLALLAFLLWKCGVFGKKNKEDTPEKETLTSNA, encoded by the exons ATGGAGAGCAGGATCACCTGTGGCCTGTGGCTGCTCGTCTTTCTCTGGGGATGTGGGAGGCTGTCGGCGTTCAACCTGGACACTGACAATGTCCAGGAGAAGAGCGGGGAACCGGGCAGCCTGTTCGGCTTCTCTCTCGCCATGCATCGGCAGCTTCACCCGACGGATAAAAGAAT GCTGCTGGTCGGTGCCCCAAGAGCAAAGGCCTTATCAGGTCAAAAATCTAAAGTGACGGGAGGACTCTACAACTGTGACATGAGCTCCACCTCACCTGGCTGCAACAGAGTTGTCTTTGATAATGATG aggatttaaacagagagagcaaagagaacCAGTGGATGGGAGTGACAGTCAGCAGTCAGGGGCCAGGAGGAAAGATTTTG ACGTGTGCCCACCGCTACCAGCGCAGGGCCAATGTGAACAAGGCCATCGAATCCCGTGACATTATCGGTCGCTGCTACGTGCTGAGTCAGGACTTGACAATCAATGCCCAGTCAGGTGAAGATGGAGGCAACTGGCACTTTTGTGACAGCCGGCACAGAGGCCACGAGATGTTCGGCTCCTGCCAGCAGGGCCTCTCCGCCATGTTTGACAAGGACTACCACTACCTCATCTTTGGGGCTCCCGGAGCATACAACTGGAAAG GCGTGGTACGCTTGGAACAAAAGAACGACACCTTCATAGAGTTGGACATCTTTGACGACGGTCCTTTTGAGGcaggagatgaaagagaaaagaaccCCGATCTGGTCCCTGCCCCGCCCAACAGCTACATGG gGTTCTCTCTGGACTCAGGGAAGAGTTTGACCAAGAAGGGCCAgctgacggtggtggctggAGCTCCTAGAGCGAACCACAGCGGGGCGGTGATACTGCTGAAGAAAGGCCCGTCCTCAAAGAACATCCTACTGGAAGAATACACACTGAAAGGGGAGGGGCTGGCCTCGTCTTTTGGCTACGATCTTACTGTGCTGGATCTCAATGGGGATGG TTGGCAGGACATAGTGGTGGGAGCACCTCAGTACTTTGAGAAGAATAAAGAAATTGGTGGAGCTGTCTACGTCTTCGTCAACAAAGACGGAAACTGGAACACAGTCACACCGACCAGAATAGAAGGAAATCAGGACTCAATGTTCGGCCTGGCTGTGGAAAACCTGGGAGACATCAATCTGGATGGTTACGATG ATTTTGCAGTGGGAGCTCCTTATGACAGTGATGGTGCGGGGGCTGTCTACATCTACAGCGGGTCATCCAAAGGACTCAGCTCTAAAAAATCTGTACAG GTGCTGAACGGCAAGGCAGGAGTGAAACTGTTTGGCTACTCTTTAGCAGGCAATATGGACCTGGATAAGAACTCCTACCCCGACCTGGCCGTCGGGTCCCTCTCCGactctgtctttgtgtacaA GACTCGTCCAGTTGTTAGCATCAAGAAAGAAATCAAGTTCTCACCACCGGTAATCGACCTTAGCAAGAAGAACTGTGGCAACACCGTCTG CTTGGAAATTGAGGCATGCTTCAGCTACACTGCAAACCCCAAGAGCTATGCTCCCAGACTGA CGGTGGCATACTCCCTCCAGGCGGACACCACCCACAGGGAAAAGGGTCTCAATACCAGGGCGACCTTCCTCGGGTCCTCCACCCCCGGAAGGGGCTATGAAGCCAATGGGATCATCACCTTGAGCAGCAAAGGAACACAACAGTGTATTAAACGTCAGCTTACCATACAG GAAAATATTAAAGACAAGCTGAATGGGATCTCTGTCGACGTGTCCGTGGACATCCAGGACGCCAAGCGTAAACGCAGGCAGAGCTCAGGTCCTCTGCCGCCTGTCCTGGACTCCATTGAGCCGACTCgtgaggag gtgcaTTTCCTGAAGAAAGGATGTGGCAGCGACAATAAGTGCAGGAGCAACCTGAAGGTGACTTATCGCTACGGCCAGAAGACGTCTCAACAAGACAAGTTCACCCCATTAAAAAT GGAGGGCGATATGCCGTTGATGTCGCTCAGCGATCAGAAGAACATCGCCTTGGAGGTCACAGTAACCAATGAAAAAGGAGATGACGCATATGAAGCCTCTGTAATTGCCTCCCTCCCGCGCTCCTTGTCCTACTCTTCCTATTTTCCAGATAAT GAGGGACAGGTAACCTGCTCAGCCAATACAAACGGAACTCTGGCTACCTGTGAGCTTGGAAACCCCTTCAAATTTAATTCACAG GCGACCTTCTACCTTATTCTGGGCACAGCAGGGATCTCTTTTAATACAACTGAAGTGGAGATTGATCTTAAGCCAGAAAC GACAAGCACCCAGGAGAATTTAAAGCCTGTCAAAGCAAAGGCAAAGGTGGCCATTGCGTTGCAGCTGTCTGTATCAGg GCAAGCCCATCCATCTCAGGCCTACTTTACAggagaggtcaaaggtgagGCAGCCATGAAGGTTGAAAGTGACATTGGCAGTGCCATCACACATCATTTCAGA ATAATCAACCTGGGAAGGCGCTTGACAGACTTGGGCACTGCCACCCTCAACATTGGTTGGCCAAAATACACAGCGCAGGGCAAGTGGCTGCTCTACCTGATGAAGATCAGCTCTACAGGAGTGGACCATATAGAGTGCACTCCTAAAGACGAGATCAACAACCTTCGTCTG GAACCAACTAAGAGCAGGACAAGAAGAGCAGTGGGAAatacagaagaaaatgaagagggCACGATTTCCCGTTTTTCTGAGTCCAAATCAAAAATCCTG TCCTGTGAGGATGGGGCACAATGTGTGACCATAAAGTGCCCCCTGCGGGGCCTGGACAGTAATGCAGTCATCACTCTCCACTCTCGCCTCTGGAACAGCACCTTCATTGAG GACTTTTCCAAGTTACATCATGTGGAGGTGGTAGCGGATGCCTCTCTGAATGTCGATAGCGCAGGACACAAGACGGTGCTGCAAAATGCTGAGACAAAg GTGAGACTGACTGTGTTCCCAGAGAGGCGTGCGGGAGCCTCTTATGCGGGGGTCCCATGGTGGATCATCGTGCTGTCCATCCTGTTcgggctgctgctgttggctcTCTTGGCTTTCCTTCTCTGGAAG TGTGGAGTCTTTGggaaaaagaataaagaagaCACACCAGAAAAAGAGACACTGACGTCAAATgcataa
- the LOC108883635 gene encoding integrin alpha-6 isoform X1, translating into MESRITCGLWLLVFLWGCGRLSAFNLDTDNVQEKSGEPGSLFGFSLAMHRQLHPTDKRMLLVGAPRAKALSGQKSKVTGGLYNCDMSSTSPGCNRVVFDNDEDLNRESKENQWMGVTVSSQGPGGKILTCAHRYQRRANVNKAIESRDIIGRCYVLSQDLTINAQSGEDGGNWHFCDSRHRGHEMFGSCQQGLSAMFDKDYHYLIFGAPGAYNWKGVVRLEQKNDTFIELDIFDDGPFEAGDEREKNPDLVPAPPNSYMGFSLDSGKSLTKKGQLTVVAGAPRANHSGAVILLKKGPSSKNILLEEYTLKGEGLASSFGYDLTVLDLNGDGWQDIVVGAPQYFEKNKEIGGAVYVFVNKDGNWNTVTPTRIEGNQDSMFGLAVENLGDINLDGYDDFAVGAPYDSDGAGAVYIYSGSSKGLSSKKSVQVLNGKAGVKLFGYSLAGNMDLDKNSYPDLAVGSLSDSVFVYKTRPVVSIKKEIKFSPPVIDLSKKNCGNTVCLEIEACFSYTANPKSYAPRLTVAYSLQADTTHREKGLNTRATFLGSSTPGRGYEANGIITLSSKGTQQCIKRQLTIQENIKDKLNGISVDVSVDIQDAKRKRRQSSGPLPPVLDSIEPTREEVHFLKKGCGSDNKCRSNLKVTYRYGQKTSQQDKFTPLKMEGDMPLMSLSDQKNIALEVTVTNEKGDDAYEASVIASLPRSLSYSSYFPDNEGQVTCSANTNGTLATCELGNPFKFNSQATFYLILGTAGISFNTTEVEIDLKPETTSTQENLKPVKAKAKVAIALQLSVSGQAHPSQAYFTGEVKGEAAMKVESDIGSAITHHFRIINLGRRLTDLGTATLNIGWPKYTAQGKWLLYLMKISSTGVDHIECTPKDEINNLRLEPTKSRTRRAVGNTEENEEGTISRFSESKSKILSCEDGAQCVTIKCPLRGLDSNAVITLHSRLWNSTFIEDFSKLHHVEVVADASLNVDSAGHKTVLQNAETKVRLTVFPERRAGASYAGVPWWIIVLSILFGLLLLALLAFLLWKCGFFERAKYEDKVPSYNAVRIKREERVINPGNGNWENLEKKPWMTTWHDKEHYS; encoded by the exons ATGGAGAGCAGGATCACCTGTGGCCTGTGGCTGCTCGTCTTTCTCTGGGGATGTGGGAGGCTGTCGGCGTTCAACCTGGACACTGACAATGTCCAGGAGAAGAGCGGGGAACCGGGCAGCCTGTTCGGCTTCTCTCTCGCCATGCATCGGCAGCTTCACCCGACGGATAAAAGAAT GCTGCTGGTCGGTGCCCCAAGAGCAAAGGCCTTATCAGGTCAAAAATCTAAAGTGACGGGAGGACTCTACAACTGTGACATGAGCTCCACCTCACCTGGCTGCAACAGAGTTGTCTTTGATAATGATG aggatttaaacagagagagcaaagagaacCAGTGGATGGGAGTGACAGTCAGCAGTCAGGGGCCAGGAGGAAAGATTTTG ACGTGTGCCCACCGCTACCAGCGCAGGGCCAATGTGAACAAGGCCATCGAATCCCGTGACATTATCGGTCGCTGCTACGTGCTGAGTCAGGACTTGACAATCAATGCCCAGTCAGGTGAAGATGGAGGCAACTGGCACTTTTGTGACAGCCGGCACAGAGGCCACGAGATGTTCGGCTCCTGCCAGCAGGGCCTCTCCGCCATGTTTGACAAGGACTACCACTACCTCATCTTTGGGGCTCCCGGAGCATACAACTGGAAAG GCGTGGTACGCTTGGAACAAAAGAACGACACCTTCATAGAGTTGGACATCTTTGACGACGGTCCTTTTGAGGcaggagatgaaagagaaaagaaccCCGATCTGGTCCCTGCCCCGCCCAACAGCTACATGG gGTTCTCTCTGGACTCAGGGAAGAGTTTGACCAAGAAGGGCCAgctgacggtggtggctggAGCTCCTAGAGCGAACCACAGCGGGGCGGTGATACTGCTGAAGAAAGGCCCGTCCTCAAAGAACATCCTACTGGAAGAATACACACTGAAAGGGGAGGGGCTGGCCTCGTCTTTTGGCTACGATCTTACTGTGCTGGATCTCAATGGGGATGG TTGGCAGGACATAGTGGTGGGAGCACCTCAGTACTTTGAGAAGAATAAAGAAATTGGTGGAGCTGTCTACGTCTTCGTCAACAAAGACGGAAACTGGAACACAGTCACACCGACCAGAATAGAAGGAAATCAGGACTCAATGTTCGGCCTGGCTGTGGAAAACCTGGGAGACATCAATCTGGATGGTTACGATG ATTTTGCAGTGGGAGCTCCTTATGACAGTGATGGTGCGGGGGCTGTCTACATCTACAGCGGGTCATCCAAAGGACTCAGCTCTAAAAAATCTGTACAG GTGCTGAACGGCAAGGCAGGAGTGAAACTGTTTGGCTACTCTTTAGCAGGCAATATGGACCTGGATAAGAACTCCTACCCCGACCTGGCCGTCGGGTCCCTCTCCGactctgtctttgtgtacaA GACTCGTCCAGTTGTTAGCATCAAGAAAGAAATCAAGTTCTCACCACCGGTAATCGACCTTAGCAAGAAGAACTGTGGCAACACCGTCTG CTTGGAAATTGAGGCATGCTTCAGCTACACTGCAAACCCCAAGAGCTATGCTCCCAGACTGA CGGTGGCATACTCCCTCCAGGCGGACACCACCCACAGGGAAAAGGGTCTCAATACCAGGGCGACCTTCCTCGGGTCCTCCACCCCCGGAAGGGGCTATGAAGCCAATGGGATCATCACCTTGAGCAGCAAAGGAACACAACAGTGTATTAAACGTCAGCTTACCATACAG GAAAATATTAAAGACAAGCTGAATGGGATCTCTGTCGACGTGTCCGTGGACATCCAGGACGCCAAGCGTAAACGCAGGCAGAGCTCAGGTCCTCTGCCGCCTGTCCTGGACTCCATTGAGCCGACTCgtgaggag gtgcaTTTCCTGAAGAAAGGATGTGGCAGCGACAATAAGTGCAGGAGCAACCTGAAGGTGACTTATCGCTACGGCCAGAAGACGTCTCAACAAGACAAGTTCACCCCATTAAAAAT GGAGGGCGATATGCCGTTGATGTCGCTCAGCGATCAGAAGAACATCGCCTTGGAGGTCACAGTAACCAATGAAAAAGGAGATGACGCATATGAAGCCTCTGTAATTGCCTCCCTCCCGCGCTCCTTGTCCTACTCTTCCTATTTTCCAGATAAT GAGGGACAGGTAACCTGCTCAGCCAATACAAACGGAACTCTGGCTACCTGTGAGCTTGGAAACCCCTTCAAATTTAATTCACAG GCGACCTTCTACCTTATTCTGGGCACAGCAGGGATCTCTTTTAATACAACTGAAGTGGAGATTGATCTTAAGCCAGAAAC GACAAGCACCCAGGAGAATTTAAAGCCTGTCAAAGCAAAGGCAAAGGTGGCCATTGCGTTGCAGCTGTCTGTATCAGg GCAAGCCCATCCATCTCAGGCCTACTTTACAggagaggtcaaaggtgagGCAGCCATGAAGGTTGAAAGTGACATTGGCAGTGCCATCACACATCATTTCAGA ATAATCAACCTGGGAAGGCGCTTGACAGACTTGGGCACTGCCACCCTCAACATTGGTTGGCCAAAATACACAGCGCAGGGCAAGTGGCTGCTCTACCTGATGAAGATCAGCTCTACAGGAGTGGACCATATAGAGTGCACTCCTAAAGACGAGATCAACAACCTTCGTCTG GAACCAACTAAGAGCAGGACAAGAAGAGCAGTGGGAAatacagaagaaaatgaagagggCACGATTTCCCGTTTTTCTGAGTCCAAATCAAAAATCCTG TCCTGTGAGGATGGGGCACAATGTGTGACCATAAAGTGCCCCCTGCGGGGCCTGGACAGTAATGCAGTCATCACTCTCCACTCTCGCCTCTGGAACAGCACCTTCATTGAG GACTTTTCCAAGTTACATCATGTGGAGGTGGTAGCGGATGCCTCTCTGAATGTCGATAGCGCAGGACACAAGACGGTGCTGCAAAATGCTGAGACAAAg GTGAGACTGACTGTGTTCCCAGAGAGGCGTGCGGGAGCCTCTTATGCGGGGGTCCCATGGTGGATCATCGTGCTGTCCATCCTGTTcgggctgctgctgttggctcTCTTGGCTTTCCTTCTCTGGAAG TGTGGCTTTTTTGAGAGAGCCAAATATGAAGACAAGGTTCCCAGTTACAATGCAGTTCGGATCAAACGGGAGGAGAGAGTGATAAACCCTGGGAATGGTAACTGGGAAAACCTGGAAAAGAAGCCCTGGATGACAACCTGGCATGACAAGGAACATTATTCTTAA